The following coding sequences are from one Seonamhaeicola sp. ML3 window:
- a CDS encoding T9SS type A sorting domain-containing protein translates to MKKITLFMAAILLLSTISIQAQSSWSNTVGVYKIKVVGENLYVTLNTATGVITYEAGLPGNDDKQLFEIDNHPSGTNYSIKSVISGQGVAEAVDTGDTTPNLECRGNNAAASGQQDQWNLGRNSGTGMYLWSDDTGTTWSGAARRRVFGTPAAAGLVRCSASSDVAFEYEFISTLSADSFDSSSVFVSNPSSNRLNIKGLTSTINKINVYSLLGQPVLVRELKGERNLNLDISSLSNGVYVVNFVTENGSFTKKIVKQ, encoded by the coding sequence ATGAAAAAAATTACTTTATTCATGGCAGCAATTTTACTGTTGTCAACGATTTCAATTCAAGCTCAATCATCATGGTCCAATACTGTTGGTGTTTACAAAATAAAAGTGGTTGGGGAAAACTTATATGTAACGCTTAATACTGCTACTGGAGTTATAACTTATGAAGCAGGATTACCAGGAAATGATGACAAACAATTATTTGAGATTGATAACCATCCATCTGGAACCAATTATTCTATAAAGTCTGTTATTTCAGGTCAAGGTGTAGCAGAAGCAGTTGATACAGGTGATACTACTCCAAATTTAGAATGCAGAGGTAATAATGCCGCTGCATCAGGACAACAAGATCAATGGAATCTGGGTAGAAATTCTGGTACAGGAATGTATCTATGGAGTGATGATACTGGTACTACATGGTCTGGGGCAGCTAGAAGAAGAGTTTTTGGTACACCTGCAGCAGCTGGTCTGGTAAGATGCAGTGCTTCAAGCGATGTAGCATTTGAGTATGAATTTATTAGTACCTTAAGCGCTGATTCGTTTGACTCAAGCTCAGTTTTTGTGTCTAATCCTTCTAGCAACAGATTAAATATTAAAGGTTTAACTTCAACTATAAACAAAATTAATGTTTACTCTTTATTAGGACAACCAGTTTTAGTAAGAGAGTTAAAAGGTGAAAGAAATTTAAATCTAGATATTAGTTCTTTATCTAATGGTGTTTACGTTGTTAATTTTGTTACCGAAAACGGTAGTTTCACAAAGAAAATTGTGAAGCAATAG
- a CDS encoding cellulase family glycosylhydrolase, producing MCSISDLRFLLSILLLSFAFSASSQIKHGLYDAQGRHIVPRGFVINTNDHAGEVFFNSNDYSRMVKMGANTQVVRLELGKLSDFPGGKLEPKYLLKLDSLVNYGKYRGIKTVFKMTVYGIEKFVWEHFWLNKKNEHKTYIDAWKVIWNRYSNNISVLGYDVVNEPRKLSMDITYKKLTDNYLIPLYRKIIDESQKINPNKKILLQSIFMNKGEAIDNNQYAEITTPVNRKNIIFAPHIYQDKIEYIEPVMNRFDKESDMLEAPILIGEWGFPTFASTDTLIDGRLGQLKYRALYIKTAEVFDKMGVGSIKAWFLGNRSMQNFLPGGPSTWAIFSDKTDAGTVERKYITDIISRPFPQAIAGRIHSFLFNHATRTLHLKIKADNSKGASEIFVGADRHYPDGFSVVINEDFIMYYNPLKNVGLEVYKCPENGNPSDFIWDSSTQKLIILKWPEGQQNFNIEIVPGIRNFD from the coding sequence ATGTGTAGCATAAGTGATTTAAGATTTCTTTTAAGTATTCTATTACTTTCATTTGCTTTTAGCGCGTCTTCACAAATTAAACACGGATTATATGATGCTCAAGGGAGACATATAGTACCTAGAGGTTTTGTTATCAATACAAACGATCATGCTGGCGAAGTCTTTTTCAATTCCAATGATTATTCTCGTATGGTCAAGATGGGGGCTAACACACAAGTTGTTAGGTTAGAATTGGGGAAGTTAAGTGATTTTCCGGGTGGAAAATTAGAGCCAAAATATTTATTAAAGCTCGACTCCCTCGTAAATTATGGAAAATATAGAGGCATAAAAACGGTTTTTAAAATGACCGTTTATGGAATAGAGAAGTTTGTATGGGAACACTTTTGGCTAAACAAAAAAAATGAACACAAAACGTATATCGATGCTTGGAAGGTAATTTGGAATAGGTATTCTAATAATATTTCTGTTTTGGGATATGATGTCGTCAATGAGCCTAGAAAGTTATCCATGGACATTACATACAAAAAACTAACCGATAATTATCTCATTCCATTATACCGAAAGATAATTGACGAGAGTCAAAAAATAAACCCTAACAAAAAGATTCTTTTGCAATCTATTTTTATGAACAAAGGCGAGGCAATTGATAATAATCAATATGCAGAAATAACTACTCCTGTTAATAGAAAAAACATAATTTTTGCGCCACATATCTATCAAGATAAAATAGAGTATATTGAGCCTGTTATGAATCGTTTCGATAAAGAATCTGATATGCTTGAGGCACCTATACTTATTGGTGAATGGGGGTTTCCAACCTTTGCTTCTACAGATACCTTAATTGACGGAAGGTTAGGGCAATTAAAATATAGAGCGCTTTACATTAAAACAGCAGAGGTTTTCGATAAAATGGGTGTGGGCTCTATTAAGGCTTGGTTTTTAGGAAACAGATCTATGCAAAACTTCTTACCCGGAGGACCGTCTACATGGGCCATTTTTAGTGATAAAACTGATGCTGGAACTGTAGAAAGAAAATATATAACCGATATTATATCCCGACCTTTTCCACAGGCTATTGCTGGGAGAATACATTCCTTTTTATTTAACCACGCAACAAGAACACTTCATCTAAAAATAAAAGCCGATAACTCCAAAGGTGCTTCAGAGATTTTTGTTGGAGCAGATAGACATTATCCAGATGGGTTTTCTGTCGTAATAAATGAAGATTTTATAATGTACTATAACCCTTTAAAAAATGTTGGATTAGAGGTCTATAAATGTCCAGAGAATGGTAATCCTTCAGATTTTATTTGGGATTCTAGTACACAAAAACTTATAATTTTAAAATGGCCAGAGGGTCAACAAAACTTTAATATTGAAATAGTTCCAGGAATACGGAATTTTGACTAA
- a CDS encoding beta-xylosidase yields MRKIVFVGLLALALVCCKTEPSKEKSSNPKDAEIAQKVDALLAQMTLEEKIAEMTQDAPANERLGIPVMKYGEALHGLWLVLDYYGNTTVYPQAVACASTWEPELIKKMASQTALEARALGVTHCYSPNLDVYAGDARYGRVEESYGEDPYLVSRMGVAFIQGLQGMGDEQFDENHVIATAKHFVGYPENRRGINGGFSDMSERRLREVYLPSFEAAVKEAQVGCVMPGHQDFNGVPCHMNTWLLNDILRDELGFDGFIVSDNNDVGRLETMHFIAETRTKAAILGLKAGVDMDLVIGKNEKLATYHANVLMDTVTQDPSLMKYIDKAVSRNLTAKYKLGLFDAEPKEIDEETVNAGRDEHREFALEMAEKSIIMLKNDNDLLPLDISKIKSLAVIGPNAHEKRPKKGTYKLLGGYSGLPPYYVSVLDGLKKKVGDNVKINFAKGCDIDSFSKEGFPAAVAAAKKSDAVVLVVGSSHKTCGEGGDRSDLDLYGVQKDLVKLIHKTGKPVIVVLINGRPLSINYIAENIPSVLETWYGGMHAGDAVANVLFGDVNPGGKLTMSFPRSVGQVPVTYLERPDFIGSGKGKYRFSDKSPLFPFGYGLSYTSFKISEPKLQDDTIAPDGSTTVSVEVTNTGEREGDEVVQLYVRDDFASVGRYLKLLKGFERISLKPGETKTVSFNLGFDELNLLDKDLVKVVEPGTFTISVGTSSSEKDLQKVSLLVK; encoded by the coding sequence ATGAGAAAAATTGTATTTGTAGGCTTGTTAGCATTGGCCTTAGTATGTTGTAAAACAGAACCTTCAAAAGAAAAATCTTCAAATCCTAAAGACGCTGAAATTGCCCAAAAAGTTGACGCGCTTCTTGCTCAAATGACACTAGAAGAAAAAATTGCAGAAATGACACAGGATGCTCCAGCCAATGAACGATTGGGTATTCCTGTCATGAAATATGGAGAAGCATTACACGGATTATGGCTTGTTTTAGATTATTATGGCAATACAACAGTGTATCCACAAGCCGTAGCTTGTGCTTCAACCTGGGAACCTGAACTCATAAAGAAAATGGCTTCCCAGACAGCACTGGAAGCTCGTGCTTTAGGAGTTACACATTGTTATTCTCCCAACTTAGATGTTTATGCTGGAGACGCTCGTTATGGTCGTGTTGAAGAGTCCTATGGTGAAGATCCTTATTTGGTTTCACGCATGGGAGTAGCCTTTATTCAAGGGTTACAAGGTATGGGCGATGAGCAATTTGATGAAAATCATGTTATTGCAACCGCTAAACATTTTGTGGGATACCCCGAAAACAGGCGTGGTATCAATGGCGGATTTAGTGATATGTCTGAACGTCGTTTACGTGAGGTTTACCTGCCATCGTTCGAAGCGGCAGTAAAAGAAGCCCAGGTCGGCTGCGTTATGCCTGGTCACCAAGATTTTAACGGTGTGCCTTGTCATATGAATACTTGGTTATTAAACGACATCTTACGAGATGAGCTAGGTTTTGATGGTTTTATTGTTTCTGACAATAATGATGTTGGACGATTAGAAACGATGCATTTTATTGCCGAAACCAGAACTAAAGCAGCTATCTTAGGATTAAAAGCAGGTGTTGATATGGACTTGGTGATTGGTAAAAACGAAAAACTGGCAACGTATCACGCTAATGTTTTGATGGATACCGTTACTCAGGATCCTTCATTGATGAAGTACATAGACAAGGCTGTATCACGTAACTTAACCGCAAAATATAAGTTAGGCTTGTTCGATGCAGAACCAAAAGAAATTGATGAGGAAACTGTAAATGCAGGTCGTGATGAACATCGTGAGTTTGCATTGGAGATGGCGGAAAAATCGATCATTATGTTGAAAAATGATAATGATCTCTTACCTCTTGATATATCAAAAATAAAATCATTAGCCGTGATTGGTCCAAATGCCCATGAAAAACGACCTAAAAAAGGAACCTATAAACTATTGGGTGGATATTCAGGGTTACCACCATATTATGTGTCTGTTTTAGATGGTTTAAAAAAGAAAGTTGGCGACAATGTTAAAATAAATTTCGCCAAAGGTTGTGATATAGATAGCTTTTCAAAAGAAGGGTTTCCAGCGGCTGTTGCTGCAGCAAAAAAATCTGACGCTGTTGTTTTAGTTGTGGGGAGCTCGCACAAAACATGCGGTGAAGGCGGCGATCGTTCGGATTTAGATTTATATGGCGTTCAAAAAGATTTAGTGAAGTTGATACACAAAACAGGAAAACCGGTAATTGTTGTACTTATAAATGGTCGTCCATTGAGTATAAATTATATTGCTGAAAACATACCGTCTGTACTTGAAACATGGTATGGTGGTATGCATGCGGGTGATGCTGTTGCAAATGTTCTTTTTGGAGATGTTAACCCCGGTGGTAAACTAACCATGTCTTTTCCACGCTCTGTAGGACAGGTGCCCGTAACGTATTTAGAACGTCCAGACTTTATAGGTTCTGGAAAAGGAAAGTATCGATTTAGTGATAAATCACCATTGTTTCCATTTGGTTATGGGTTAAGTTACACTTCATTTAAAATATCTGAGCCAAAACTTCAAGATGATACTATTGCTCCCGATGGAAGTACAACGGTTTCTGTTGAGGTAACAAACACTGGAGAAAGAGAAGGGGATGAAGTAGTACAATTATATGTGCGTGACGATTTTGCTTCGGTAGGTAGATATTTAAAATTATTGAAAGGCTTTGAGCGTATTAGCCTAAAACCTGGTGAAACAAAAACCGTTAGCTTTAATCTTGGATTTGATGAATTAAATCTGTTGGATAAGGATCTGGTTAAAGTTGTGGAACCTGGCACATTTACTATTTCTGTTGGTACATCCTCTTCAGAAAAAGATTTACAAAAAGTATCGCTATTAGTGAAGTAG
- a CDS encoding BNR-4 repeat-containing protein produces MKTSVIQKGVSHLFEKKLPQLLLCAILGFSQFTSSQVVLEDEVKITDIGLHFNGSKVTSGASNTGDNAPYDYFFGRNISAHGDCVKTFGNYVFMTWYRGGKGDRHVMLTRYNTNTGTMATIEFPHRHTGYQNRYWIGESHNTIAIGISPIDGTIHLLYDMHAYSASKPSNGSLANDYFRYSYSVPNAVSLSDSDFTLDKFVQNSSGGYKHLRMPGSAPQSEFVALTYPQFFLNDAGDLFMYMREGGNNNGMYKFTKYSASTGTWSNFTDFNVLNAKSRPGVTYNWGLYGNMKYVNGKIRIGFQRRSANNNDKYQYQNGVYYAYSDNQDGVGGWKNHQGQSFSTPLYDADFIKVMEPGDYVQTTQTSKVHIVGSFDWTVTEKGDVHIISRVKDNQYNVTKFLHTYRPAGASSFITSEDFAGAGAIYTAGDDIFIITLKNSRVFIQKAQGGTNNFTTVYHATSGKTFDHGRVHISNGKVYYYLMEKKSGNAQPLYLQIIGLDIDIPPFRLTLTSPSNGASFMLGETIPVSANAFYDNGSVTKVEFKVNDALLGEDNTAPYSLNWTPSAEGEYTVQAIAYNSDNEILASNVHTVNVEVNDPTDLSGKIYRLKNVATGKYLRAPSGQSTLYESDYVQGQDDLEFTFLDTQYGGKDYYIIDPKLRGVLRATGSAFSTPYAVISSSAEPPNQDSDKVWTVHYNEVEANYRLEARESGRFLYQGTNGTFYNHLNSSMTDIDRSKWILESTTLSTEGLEENIFTFKVFPNPATNNFTLVFNRIFKGNVIISDMLGKIIYRTEVSGVKMEINNNGRFAPGLYFIKVIGDEQSQEHSKLLIK; encoded by the coding sequence ATGAAAACAAGTGTCATTCAAAAAGGTGTTTCGCATCTATTTGAAAAAAAACTCCCTCAACTTTTACTGTGTGCTATTTTGGGTTTTTCTCAATTTACTTCCTCTCAAGTCGTGTTGGAAGATGAAGTTAAAATTACCGATATTGGGCTACATTTTAATGGTAGTAAAGTTACAAGTGGCGCTTCGAATACCGGAGATAACGCACCTTACGATTATTTTTTTGGTCGTAATATTTCAGCGCATGGCGATTGTGTAAAAACATTTGGAAATTATGTTTTCATGACATGGTATCGCGGTGGAAAAGGTGACCGCCACGTTATGTTAACCCGATACAACACCAATACAGGTACAATGGCTACCATCGAATTTCCACACAGGCACACTGGTTATCAAAATAGATATTGGATTGGGGAATCTCATAATACTATTGCAATTGGGATTAGCCCGATAGATGGTACCATACATTTGTTATACGACATGCATGCCTATAGTGCCTCAAAACCTTCTAATGGAAGTCTTGCTAATGATTATTTTAGATACTCCTATTCGGTCCCTAATGCCGTATCATTATCGGATTCCGATTTTACACTAGATAAGTTTGTTCAAAACAGTAGCGGAGGTTACAAGCATTTGAGAATGCCCGGAAGTGCTCCTCAGTCAGAATTTGTAGCGCTAACCTATCCGCAATTCTTTTTAAACGACGCAGGAGATTTGTTCATGTACATGCGCGAAGGTGGAAATAACAATGGTATGTACAAGTTTACAAAATATAGCGCTAGTACAGGTACTTGGTCTAATTTTACAGATTTTAATGTACTCAATGCTAAGAGTCGCCCAGGTGTTACTTACAACTGGGGGCTGTATGGTAACATGAAATACGTAAATGGCAAAATTAGAATAGGGTTCCAGCGTAGATCCGCCAACAATAATGATAAGTACCAGTATCAAAATGGTGTATACTATGCATATTCAGATAATCAAGATGGTGTAGGTGGTTGGAAAAACCACCAAGGGCAAAGTTTTAGTACACCTTTATATGATGCAGATTTCATAAAAGTTATGGAGCCAGGTGATTATGTACAAACAACACAAACCAGTAAGGTACACATTGTGGGGAGTTTTGATTGGACGGTTACAGAGAAAGGAGATGTACATATCATTAGTAGAGTCAAGGATAATCAATATAACGTTACTAAATTTTTACATACTTACAGACCTGCCGGAGCCTCAAGTTTTATTACTTCAGAAGATTTTGCAGGTGCTGGTGCGATTTATACGGCTGGAGATGATATTTTCATAATAACCTTAAAGAATAGTAGGGTTTTTATACAAAAGGCTCAGGGTGGTACAAATAATTTCACTACGGTTTACCATGCTACCTCTGGAAAAACTTTCGATCATGGTCGTGTTCACATTAGTAATGGGAAGGTTTATTACTATCTCATGGAAAAGAAATCGGGCAATGCTCAACCTTTATATCTTCAGATAATAGGTTTAGATATCGATATACCTCCTTTTAGATTGACTTTAACTTCGCCTTCCAATGGTGCGTCTTTTATGCTAGGAGAGACAATTCCTGTATCTGCTAATGCGTTTTATGATAATGGAAGTGTTACAAAAGTGGAATTTAAGGTAAATGATGCCCTTTTAGGTGAGGATAATACAGCACCTTATTCTTTAAATTGGACACCTTCTGCTGAAGGGGAATATACGGTTCAAGCTATTGCATATAACTCTGACAATGAAATATTAGCTTCTAATGTACATACGGTAAATGTAGAAGTCAATGATCCTACAGATTTATCGGGAAAAATTTATCGATTAAAAAATGTTGCTACTGGAAAGTATTTAAGAGCGCCTAGTGGGCAAAGTACACTTTACGAAAGTGATTATGTTCAAGGGCAAGACGATTTGGAGTTTACGTTTTTAGACACGCAATATGGCGGTAAGGATTATTACATTATTGACCCAAAGCTAAGAGGTGTGTTAAGAGCAACTGGATCTGCTTTTTCTACGCCGTATGCAGTAATAAGTAGTTCTGCAGAACCACCTAACCAAGATTCTGATAAAGTATGGACTGTGCATTATAACGAAGTAGAGGCTAATTACAGATTAGAGGCTAGAGAATCAGGTAGGTTTTTGTATCAAGGAACCAATGGAACATTTTACAATCATTTAAACAGTTCGATGACTGATATAGATAGATCTAAATGGATTTTAGAATCTACCACTTTAAGTACAGAAGGACTGGAAGAAAATATCTTTACATTTAAAGTTTTCCCAAACCCTGCAACAAACAATTTTACTTTAGTATTCAATAGGATTTTTAAAGGTAATGTGATTATTAGTGATATGCTCGGTAAAATCATTTATCGTACAGAGGTTAGTGGCGTTAAAATGGAAATCAATAATAATGGTCGTTTTGCTCCGGGTCTCTACTTTATTAAGGTTATTGGAGATGAACAATCACAGGAACATTCTAAATTACTAATTAAATAA
- a CDS encoding BNR-4 repeat-containing protein, with protein sequence MKKNFTLPIERCLCTLLFLALFSSVPSQAQVVLENEIKITDFGLHFDGSKVTGGAANSGDNAPYDYFFGRNISAHGDAIKTYGIYVFMTWYRGGKNDRHVMLTRYNTITGTMATIEFPHRHTGYQNRYWIGESHNTIAVGISPLDGTIHLLYDMHAYSPTKPSDGSLANDYFRYSYSVKDAASLPDADFTLDKFVTNGTGGYKHLRMPGIAPQSEFRALTYPRFFQNDGGETFMLMREGGNNNGMFKFIKYDANTGEWGNFIDFNRLNARSQPGIEFNWGLYGDMKYVNGKFRLGFQRRSSNNNDKYLYQNGVYYAYSDDQTAATGWKNHKGESFSLPLWDADFIKVMEPGDYVETTNPNRVRIVGGFDWTVTANGDVHIKSQVRDLDNNVTKNLHTYKPAGASEFITTEQSIAGSFYTSGANVYTVGLNNGRVVVYKAEGGTDNFEKVYEATTGRRFDHGVVHIENGKAYYYLMEDKSGSAQPLYLQIIDLGIVERDPTASNNFTIQSVGESCAGMNNGKLVINGLASHDFTTRINNQDYRFNKGTTIDGLAPGIYDFCIDVVGEDYSHCYQVEIAGGVSLTGKLALEKQSLAVSVDTGAPPYTVYKNGVEVLETYQSNFDLSVAHGDNVEVKAKDACQGVMSKTINLLEDLRAYPNPSDGSFEVYMPSSLESVSLEVYNIHSQLIDVKTVQTNSGRVRFDITDKPNGIYFVKVNLDKPVFIKLIKK encoded by the coding sequence ATGAAAAAAAATTTTACTCTTCCCATAGAGAGGTGTTTATGTACCCTATTGTTCTTAGCACTTTTCTCGTCAGTCCCGTCTCAAGCTCAAGTTGTTCTAGAGAACGAGATTAAGATTACCGATTTCGGTTTACATTTTGATGGTTCTAAGGTTACTGGTGGAGCTGCAAACTCTGGTGATAATGCACCTTACGATTATTTCTTTGGTAGAAATATTTCTGCCCATGGAGATGCTATTAAAACCTATGGTATTTATGTTTTTATGACTTGGTACAGAGGTGGCAAAAATGACCGACATGTCATGTTAACCAGATACAATACAATTACAGGTACAATGGCCACAATTGAGTTTCCTCATAGACATACGGGGTATCAAAATCGATACTGGATTGGTGAGTCTCACAACACCATCGCAGTGGGCATCAGTCCTTTAGACGGCACAATTCATTTGTTGTACGATATGCATGCTTACAGTCCTACAAAACCATCCGATGGTAGTTTGGCTAATGATTATTTTAGATATTCATATTCTGTCAAAGATGCTGCTTCGTTGCCTGATGCCGATTTTACCTTAGATAAATTTGTTACAAATGGTACAGGAGGATATAAGCATTTGAGAATGCCAGGGATTGCCCCACAATCTGAATTTCGTGCATTAACATACCCAAGATTCTTCCAAAATGATGGTGGTGAGACTTTTATGCTCATGCGTGAAGGTGGAAATAACAATGGGATGTTTAAGTTTATAAAATATGATGCCAATACTGGAGAGTGGGGTAACTTCATAGATTTTAATAGATTAAATGCAAGAAGTCAACCAGGGATTGAATTTAATTGGGGACTTTACGGTGATATGAAATATGTAAACGGAAAGTTTCGCCTTGGTTTTCAACGTAGGTCTTCAAACAATAATGATAAATATCTATACCAAAACGGGGTGTATTATGCCTATTCAGATGATCAAACGGCTGCTACAGGTTGGAAAAATCATAAAGGTGAATCTTTTAGTCTGCCATTATGGGATGCCGATTTTATTAAAGTTATGGAACCAGGAGATTACGTAGAGACAACAAACCCAAATAGAGTGCGCATTGTAGGAGGTTTTGATTGGACAGTTACTGCAAATGGTGATGTACATATTAAGAGTCAGGTACGAGATTTGGATAATAACGTTACTAAAAACTTACATACCTATAAACCAGCTGGTGCTTCAGAGTTTATAACTACAGAACAATCGATAGCTGGATCTTTTTACACATCAGGGGCTAATGTTTATACAGTAGGTTTAAATAACGGTAGGGTTGTTGTATATAAAGCAGAAGGCGGAACTGATAATTTTGAGAAGGTTTATGAGGCTACTACAGGAAGACGTTTCGATCATGGTGTTGTTCACATAGAAAATGGTAAGGCATACTACTACTTAATGGAAGACAAATCGGGAAGTGCACAACCATTGTATTTACAAATCATAGATTTAGGCATCGTCGAGAGGGACCCCACGGCGTCCAACAATTTCACTATACAGTCCGTTGGGGAGAGCTGTGCGGGGATGAACAACGGTAAGTTGGTCATCAACGGACTGGCATCTCACGATTTTACTACGAGAATAAACAACCAAGACTACAGATTCAATAAGGGTACGACCATAGATGGCCTTGCCCCAGGTATTTACGATTTCTGTATCGATGTTGTGGGCGAGGATTACAGCCATTGCTATCAGGTAGAGATTGCCGGAGGCGTAAGCCTAACGGGAAAGCTGGCCTTGGAGAAACAATCACTGGCAGTATCGGTAGATACTGGAGCGCCACCGTATACGGTCTACAAGAACGGCGTAGAGGTCCTGGAGACCTACCAGTCGAACTTTGACCTTAGCGTAGCGCACGGTGACAATGTTGAGGTAAAGGCCAAGGATGCCTGCCAGGGCGTAATGAGCAAGACCATCAACCTTTTGGAGGATCTAAGGGCGTACCCGAACCCATCTGACGGTTCGTTCGAGGTCTATATGCCCAGCAGTCTGGAATCGGTTAGTTTGGAGGTGTATAACATCCACTCCCAACTTATCGACGTAAAGACGGTGCAAACAAATTCGGGAAGGGTACGTTTCGACATCACCGATAAGCCCAATGGTATTTATTTTGTGAAGGTGAACTTGGATAAGCCAGTATTTATTAAATTAATAAAAAAGTAA
- the rhaM gene encoding L-rhamnose mutarotase has product MQRLAFKMKLNKGQKEAYKKRHDELWPELKQLLKDNGVSEYSIFLDEETSTLFAFQKVSGDGGSQDLADNPIVKKWWDFMADIMEVNPDNSPVSKSLEELFFME; this is encoded by the coding sequence ATGCAAAGACTAGCATTTAAGATGAAATTGAACAAAGGGCAAAAAGAGGCTTACAAAAAGCGTCATGACGAATTGTGGCCCGAACTAAAACAGTTATTAAAAGACAATGGTGTAAGTGAATATTCTATTTTTTTAGATGAAGAAACCAGTACCTTATTCGCTTTCCAAAAAGTTTCTGGTGATGGTGGTTCGCAAGATTTGGCCGATAACCCCATTGTAAAAAAATGGTGGGATTTTATGGCAGATATCATGGAGGTAAACCCAGATAATTCTCCAGTCTCTAAGTCTTTAGAGGAGTTGTTTTTTATGGAGTAG
- a CDS encoding RagB/SusD family nutrient uptake outer membrane protein, protein MKTKQIFLYVFMIFSCFACEEFLEEEPRALISPETFLASASDAKTFINGYYAILKNNSIYGQIGLDHFYDNGCDIIEPNRIANFVAGISNYEMNEAIADRSVQKMSVSDTWKDFYRIILNTNTLISRIADNENISQAERTDFVADARFVRALCYWHITNLWGDAPFYTEVLTLEEIGALGRTDEDIILDAVLDDLEFAQANLKNEYTGEEAGRASRWAAALIEAKIHMQRRNWQAGLDKCLEIINQSPHQLLPTYAEVFDPNNEYNAEIIWSLDFAKDIRGQFEEGVLRADGTLPGFAGNGNWRASMFNPRLRDEPRNNDDRDALIAALAANGEAMNGTGLQVASKDFAEKFPLNDLRRPLNVNDQYEGIQLNFPYMPKFMNLNLATSPRFNHSDNRMVFRLADIYLMAAECENELNGPTNAYQYIHAVRERAYATQAEWELVGLSQQQFREAIYDERKWELAGEAWRRYDLIRWGILLDVVQNLEYRFWDPASNIKPWHVKLPIPLQEIINNPALLESDPTNNGYRQ, encoded by the coding sequence ATGAAAACAAAACAGATATTTTTATACGTCTTCATGATTTTCTCATGTTTTGCATGTGAGGAGTTTTTAGAAGAAGAGCCGAGAGCATTAATCTCTCCAGAAACGTTCTTAGCATCGGCAAGTGATGCGAAGACATTTATAAATGGTTATTATGCCATCTTAAAAAATAACTCCATTTATGGTCAGATTGGATTAGATCATTTTTACGATAACGGGTGTGATATTATTGAACCAAATCGTATAGCAAATTTTGTAGCTGGTATTTCTAACTATGAAATGAATGAAGCTATTGCAGATAGGTCTGTTCAAAAGATGAGTGTATCTGATACTTGGAAAGATTTTTATAGAATCATATTGAATACCAATACATTGATTTCTAGGATTGCAGATAATGAAAATATATCTCAAGCAGAACGTACAGATTTTGTTGCTGATGCAAGGTTTGTAAGAGCATTATGCTATTGGCATATTACAAACCTTTGGGGTGATGCACCTTTCTACACAGAAGTACTTACACTTGAGGAAATAGGAGCTTTAGGAAGAACAGATGAGGATATTATTTTAGATGCCGTGTTAGATGATTTAGAATTTGCTCAGGCAAATTTGAAGAATGAATATACAGGAGAAGAAGCCGGGCGAGCTTCAAGGTGGGCAGCTGCTTTAATAGAAGCTAAAATCCATATGCAGAGGAGAAACTGGCAAGCAGGATTAGATAAATGTTTAGAAATTATCAATCAATCGCCTCATCAGTTATTACCAACATATGCAGAAGTTTTTGATCCTAATAATGAATATAATGCCGAGATCATCTGGTCTTTAGACTTTGCAAAAGATATCAGAGGACAGTTTGAAGAAGGTGTGCTTAGAGCAGATGGGACTTTGCCTGGATTTGCAGGTAATGGTAACTGGAGAGCAAGTATGTTTAATCCTCGTTTAAGGGATGAGCCTAGAAACAATGACGATAGAGATGCTTTAATTGCAGCTTTAGCGGCAAATGGTGAGGCAATGAATGGTACAGGATTGCAAGTAGCATCAAAGGATTTTGCTGAAAAATTCCCATTGAATGATTTAAGAAGGCCACTAAATGTGAACGATCAATATGAAGGAATACAATTAAATTTTCCTTACATGCCTAAATTCATGAATTTAAATTTGGCTACGTCACCTCGTTTTAACCACTCAGATAACAGAATGGTATTCCGTCTTGCTGATATTTATTTAATGGCAGCTGAATGTGAAAATGAATTGAATGGCCCAACAAATGCTTATCAATATATTCATGCTGTTAGAGAGCGAGCTTATGCTACTCAGGCTGAGTGGGAATTAGTAGGACTTTCTCAGCAACAGTTTAGAGAAGCTATTTACGATGAGCGTAAATGGGAGTTAGCAGGTGAAGCTTGGAGAAGATATGATTTAATTAGATGGGGTATTTTATTGGATGTGGTTCAAAACTTAGAATATCGTTTTTGGGATCCAGCATCTAATATAAAGCCTTGGCACGTAAAACTGCCTATTCCTTTACAGGAAATAATTAACAACCCAGCATTGTTAGAGTCAGATCCAACAAACAACGGGTATAGACAATAG